The following coding sequences lie in one Sorex araneus isolate mSorAra2 chromosome 4, mSorAra2.pri, whole genome shotgun sequence genomic window:
- the ARMT1 gene encoding damage-control phosphatase ARMT1, with amino-acid sequence MAVTPESLSGQDVGSFAYLTIKDRIPQILTKAIDSLHRHKSEFFEKHGEEGMEAEKKAISLLSKLRNELQTDKPIIPLVEKFVDTDIWNQYLEHHGRLLLASDEKPRWFYSPWLLVECYMYRRIHEAIIQSPPIDNFDVFRESKEQSFFESQESVSSLCTYLQQTLGAPDALQGERLKSEFFKFLQISLWGNKCDLSFSGGESSSQRTNVISSVDDLKPFILVNDMERLWSLLSESKPAEGGAAVRVAIVLDNSGFELVTDLVLADFMLTSKLATEIYFYGKTIPWFVSDTTARDFKWLIDQAGQSGHPWVSKCGGNWGRYVEAGRWVYRDHIFWTLPHEFSAMAQVAPDLYAELQQARLVLFKGDLNYRKLTGDRKWESTVPFRQALSGFHPAPLCSIRTLKAEIQVGLRPGQAEQLTASEPSWLTAGKYGIFQFDGPL; translated from the exons atGGCGGTCACTCCGGAGTCTCTCTCGGGCCAGGACGTCGG ATCCTTCGCCTACTTGACAATCAAAGACAGAATACCACAGATCTTAACCAAGGCTATTGATTCCTTGCATAGacataaaagtgaattttttgagaagcatggAGAG GAAGGCATGGAAGCGGAAAAGAAAGCCATTTCCCTCCTTTCTAAATTACGGAACGAACTGCAGACGGACAAGCCCATCATTCCTTTGGTTGAAAAGTTTGTGGATACTGACATATGGAACCAGTACCTAGAGCACCACGGGCGTCTGTTACTCGCCAGTGATGAGAAGCCAAGGTGGTTCTACTCACCGTGGCTGCTTGTGGAATGCTACATGTACCGGCGGATCCACGAGGCCATTATCCAGAG CCCGCCGATCGACAACTTCGACGTGTTTCGCGAATCGAAGGAGCAGAGTTTCTTCGAGTCGCAGGAGTCCGTCAGCAGCCTGTGCACCTACCTGCAACAGACGCTGGGCGCGCCCGACGCCCTCCAGGGCGAGCGGCTCAAGAGCGAGTTCTTCAAGTTCCTCCAG atttcaCTGTGGGGAAATAAGTGTGACCTCTCTTTCTCGGGCGGAGAAAGCAGTTCCCAGAGGACCAACGTGATCAGTTCTGTGGACGACCTCAAGCCGTTCATTCTGGTGAACGACATGGAGCGTCTCTGGTCCCTGCTCAGCGAGTCCAAGCCGGCCGAGGGCGGTGCGGCCGTCCGCGTGGCCATCGTCCTGGATAACTCCGGGTTTGAGCTGGTCACGGACTTAGTTCTGGCCGACTTCATGTTAACCTCGAAGCTGGCCACCGAGATCTATTTTTACGGGAAAACGATCCCCTGGTTCGTGTCCGATACCACCGCCCGTGATTTCAAGTGGCTCATCGACCAGGCCGGGCAGTCGGGCCACCCGTGGGTGTCCAAGTGCGGGGGCAACTGGGGCAGGTACGTGGAGGCGGGCCGGTGGGTGTACCGCGACCACATCTTCTGGACTCTGCCCCACGAGTTCAGCGCCATGGCCCAGGTGGCGCCCGACCTGTACGCCGAGCTGCAGCAGGCCCGGCTGGTGCTGTTCAAGGGCGACCTGAATTACCGCAAGCTGACGGGGGACCGCAAGTGGGAGTCCACCGTCCCCTTCCGCCAGGCCCTGAGCGGCTTCCACCCCGCCCCGCTCTGCAGCATCCGGACCCTGAAGGCCGAGATCCAGGTGGGCCTGCGGCCGGGCCAGGCCGAGCAGCTCACCGCCTCCGAGCCCAGCTGGCTGACCGCCGGCAAGTATGGCATCTTCCAGTTTGACGGGCCGCTGTGA